In Chitinophaga sp. H8, the sequence GGCTTTACCATCCTGGCTGGCAGCGGCAAAGGTGATATAAGAAGCAGGCCGGCTCAGTATGTCCGGTTTATCCAGCAGGAGAGGAGAAGTGAAGGTAACATCCAGCTTTACAGGCCCACAGGTAAAGTTGTATTTTGTTTGGGTAGCCGTGATCGTTACCCCTGTTTGTGTGGCCGTACTTTCCTGGATAGCCGGTTGTTTCTTGGGCGCATGCAGGCCAAAGTCGAGATACGCACCGCCGGCTGTATTTTTAATATATACGGCGATGGTATTTTTTCCTTTCTGAAGGGCTGCTACTGCTGTGGCTGACAAGGGAATGTCTTTGTATTCTCCTGTCCAGCCTTCCCGGTTATACGCTTTTACCCCGTTGATATATACTTCCACATTATCATCGTGAAACATGTGGAGGAATACTTCACCCGATGGCTTTTCTGTAAGTGTAAAAGTCCGGCGTACCCATAGTTCCGGTGTTTTCCAGCTTTGCTGTCCCGGTGAAGGATTGTCAGAGAATGCGCCGGTAGCCAGTTTCCAGGTTTTGTCGGGATAATTATTTTGTTGCCATTCGCCGGCAGGAGCCACTGTGGTATAACGGTAATTGGCAGGCGCTGCGGCTGCAGTTGCCAGCAGGGTTTGATATAACGGAGCAGTATTGCCGAGGAAGCGGTAAGCTTTACCATCAACACGTGCAAAGCCTGCAAGTGTATGTGTTTTGCCGGTCCAGTGACGGGTAGGCTCCTGGGAAAGCTCATCCGTAAATGACCAGATGCTGAAATAAGGATCGTGGGTGATGAGCGGATAGGCCGGTGCCCGGAATGACTGGGCATTGGCCTGCCCACCGCACATCCCCATCAGGACGCAGACTGCTATTGCAGTACGTTTAAGAGTATACAACATGACGCGGAACTTTTATTTTCAGTAAGATAAAAAAGTCCGGCAAGGAATAAAAGTATATTTGACACTTATTTTTACAGGAAACGTTGGCTTACCACCAAATCCTTGCTGCCAGCGGTATACTTATAGAAGCCTTCTCCGCTTTTAACACCCAGGTAGCCGGCAGTAACCATATTTACCAGCAGTGGACAGGGGGCATATTTCGGATTACCAAACCCGTCGTGCAACACCTGAAGGATAGACAGACATACATCCAGCCCGATAAAGTCGGCCAGCTGTAATGGCCCCATAGGATGGGCCATACCCAGTTTCATGACCGTATCAATTTCGTTTACGCCCGCTACTCCTTCATAGAGGGAGCAGATGGCTTCATTGATCATGGGCATGAGGATGCGGTTGGCAATAAAACCGGGATAATCATTTACCACACAGGGTACTTTGCCCAGCTTTTCAGACAACGCAACAATAGCAGTGGTCACTGATTTTTCTGTAGCATATCCGTTAATGATCTCTACCAGTTTCATCACCGGGACAGGATTCATGAAGTGCATGCCTATTACCTGCCCGGGGCGTTTGGTAGCAGCAGCAATACGGGTAATAGAAATAGAGGAAGTGTTCGTAGCCAGGATGGTATCCGGCGCAGCATGCTGATCCAGCTCCTGGAATATTTTCAGTTTCAGCGTCACATTTTCCGTGGCTGCTTCCACCACCAGTTGCACCTCTTTTACGCCGGAAGGGATATCCGTATACGTAGTAATGTGCTGAAGAGTTTCATTTTTAATGGCCGCTGTAATACTTTCTTTTGCCAGCTGGCGATCCAGGTTTTTGGTGATGGTTTGCACTGCCTTTTCCAATGCTGCTGCTGAAACATCAATCAGGTTTACAGCATATCCGTTTTGAGCAAATACGTGCGCAATACCATTGCCCATAGTACCTGCACCTATAACTGCTATTTTTTGCATGGTGTATGTTGATTTCTGGTGATTAATCGTCTTTTCGCTTGAAGTCGCCCCGCTTCCAGGCCTGTATAAACTGTGCCCATGCCAGCGGATTGAAGATGTTTTGAGGTGGTTGTTGTCCGGCGTAGTAGAGTGATTGTGCTTGTTTATTGAGGAACATATTTACGCCTTCCCGTCCGTCAATAGGCGTATAACGGGCCAGTGCACGCAGTCGTGCTGCCTGGGTGTTTTTACGGGCTATTTCATAAGCATCATCCGGAATATCGGAGCTTACAAAAGCGCGTTCAAATTCTTCCCGTGTGGGGTATGGTTTAATGATAGTAACCGGCAGATACGTGGTATCTTCTACCATCAGCTGAATCATGGAATAGTTATTACCAGGAAGGGTAGGATCAATACGATAATCTTTTTTCTTAAAACCCACTGCTGTGAAGGAAAGGGTATCCCCTTTAAAGGCTACAATGGAAAATACCCCCTGGCTATTGGAAATCGTTCCCCGGCCTTGCCCTTTTACCATAATACTCACTGCAGGAATGGCCCTCAGGCTGTCGGCCGTCATAGTAATACCGGATAACTGGATAATGCTGTCCTTAAACTGCGTTATTTGCGCTTTTAACAGAAAAGGAACGAATAGGAATGTGAACAGTATGTAGATTTTCTTAATATGCATGCCGGCCCTAAGATAAACGAAATTTTATTGTTATGTCACCTACACTATCCGCGTATTGAGAAAAACAATAATTATAATAAAACAAATTAAGTCCCAATTGGGTTAACTTTGCTGTCAGGAATTAAACTTTAACAGTAATTTATGATCACAAAAGAGCAGATTTTACAGGCTTTGAGCAATGTGGAAGAGCCGGATTTAGGGAAGGATCTGGTGACACTGAACATGGTGAAAGACGTGGAAATTGATGGAAATAAAGTGAAGTTTACCGTCGTACTGACAACCCCTGCATGCCCGTTAAAAGAAATGATAAAAAATGCCTGTATTGCTGCCATTCACCTGCTGGTAAGCAAGGATATAGAAGTACAGGTAAATATGACAGCTAATGTGAGCAGTAACAGGAAGGATGCGCAAGCTACTTTGCCTAATGTAAAGAATATCATTGTTGTAGCTTCTGGTAAGGGTGGTGTAGGTAAATCTACCGTGGCAGCCAATCTGGCACTGGCACTGGCAAAGGATGGTGCTAAAGTGGGCCTGATGGATGCAGATATCTATGGTCCTTCTGTGCCTATTATGTTTGGTGTACGTGGTGAAAGGCCTATGATGGTGAATGTAGCAGGCAAAGGCATGATTATGCCGATGGAAAAATTTGGCATCAAACTGATGTCTATCGGATTGCTGGTAGATGATAAGCAGGCAGTTGTATGGCGTGGCCCTATGGCCAGCAGTGCACTGAAACAGTTTATTTCTGATGTATACTGGGATGAACTGGATTACCTGGTGATTGATATGCCGCCAGGTACCGGGGATATTCACTTAACATTGGTACAAACAGTACCGGTAACCGGGGCTATTATTGTTACCACACCACAGGATGTAGCACTGGCGGATGCCAAAAGAGGTATTGCCATGTTCAATGGTGCACAGATCAGGGTACCTGTACTCGGACTGGTGGAAAACATGGCCTACTTCACTCCGGCAGAACTTCCGGAAAATAAATACTACATTTTTGGTAAAGAAGGCGGTAAGCGCCTGGCAGAAGACCTTGAAATTCCTTTCCTCGGACAAATACCACTGGTGCAGAGCATCCGTGAAGGAGGAGATGATGGGGTGCCGGTGATGGCAGGTAATGATGAAATTACCAAGAAAGCTTTCCTGGACTTTGCAGGAAGTGCGGCCCGCAGCATTGCCATGCGTAATGCCAATCTGCAGCCTACCAAAATTGTGGAAATGATGGTATAATGTTTGCCTGATATTTTAAAAGCCGTAAAAGATAGTAATGTCCCCATTATTTTTTTTACGGCTTTTTTTAATGCTGGCAGATGATGTTTTTAGACGTATTAAATGTTGCATATATCCTATGTTACAGATCTATTGCCGGGTAGCCACCGGTTTTTTATTACTGCTGATGGCTTGTCAGCCATCCGGGCAAAAGGGCAACAGCGGGCACATGGACAGTTCTCTCCCTTTTGTGGCTTCTGTGGATTCTATACAGCAACCGGAAGCGCCTGCTGCCTGGGACGATACTACGATGGATACGGTACAGATCGCTGAAAAGATCAGCCGTTGCCTGCCCGTAAATTTTGTTTTTATGCCTGCCGGCAGTGAGCTGGCAGCGGTGATACGTACAGAAAAACTACAGCCACTCTATGAAAAGGAGGTAACCGCTTTGGGGGGGATCTATGAGGCAGCGGTGGCGGATGCCAGCGGTGGTTTTGCACGTATCCTGCAAAACAGGGGCGTGGCGCTGCGGGCCATGCAACTGTATATCCCCGACAGTACCGCATTGCATGCCAGGATCATCAACCGCAGCGATGCTAATAAAGGCATAGATACACTATTATTGCCTATGCGTTATCAGGAAGATCAGGCGGCTTTCCGGGTATTAGGGCCTTATTTTATTGCAGGTAATTTTACCGGAAAAATGGTGACCTTTAAAGCCAATAAAGTACAATATGTGGGTTTGGCAGGTTGTGACGGCCTGTTGTACCTGCAGGTAAAAAAAGATAATAAGAACTGGAATTAATATCCCTGCTATGTATACACCTAAATATAATCAGGAAAAAGATTGGAATACCATTGCTGCATTTATCCGGGAAAACAGTTTTGCGATGCTGGTGAATACAGCCCCGGATGGGGTACCACTGGCCACACATCTGCCCGTGGAACTGGTAGAGAAAACGGCCGGAGAATTTGTATTGCAAGGGCATATTGCAAAGATTAATCCACAGTGGGAATCCTTTACAACCGGCACTACGCTGGTGGTTTTTACTGCACCGCATGCCTATATTTCCTCCTCCTGGTATGAAAAAGATAAGATCCCTACGTGGAATTATATAGCCATACATGTATATGGCCAGATCCGTATTCAGGAAACAGCAGAACTGCAGCATTCACTGGAGCAACTGATGAACCGGTATGAGGCTGCCTCTGCCCATCCGGTGCATATGCGGGATATTGATGACAAAACCCTGCATAATAACCTGAAAGCTATTGTTGGGTTTGAACTGACCATTACGGAAGTGAATGCACGGTATAAGCTGAGCCAGAACAGAAACGACCGGGATTATGCCAGTGTGGTTACACACCTGAAAGAAGCGGGAGGGGAAAATGCATTGCAGATAGCTGCAGAAATGGAAAAACGGAGAAAGTTATAAATATCAGGTACCGGAATAAAACGGGGTACACTTTAACTGAAGTGTACCCCGTTTTTTATAAAGAAAATAACCGCTTAGAGGGTAAATACTTTACCTCCCACCATTACTTCCTGTGTTGCTTCATCAAAGGTGGCCTTCATGCCGGTACGATAAGCTGCATTACCCATGATCAGCGCAATAGAATGTGAATAAGCTGCTTCGATAGGTGCATTGGGCTGTTTGCGGGAACGTACACTTTCCATCCAGTTGCGTACATGCGCATTCGTGAGGCTGTCGCCACCTGTATTGGCGCTGGTTGCAGCTTTTGATTCTTCTGAAGAAAGCATCATTTCAGGTAATAGATTGGCATGCATGCCCATTTCCTTAGCTTCTTTTTCTGTTAATCCACCGGTAGGACTTATTTTATTGTTAGCCATATCTATTGTACCGCCATTGGAGAAATACACTTCCTTGGTACCACCGGCAGAATTATGGAAGCGGGAGCTGTACATTACCTGGAATCCGCTTTTAGGATCATTTTCAGGACCATATTCAAATACAGCGGTGAGCGTATCCGGATTGGCACGGCCATCTTTCCACATGTAGATACCACCATTGGCCACTGCGCTGCGGGGATGTTTTAAGCCGCTGAACCAGTGTACGGTATCAATCTGGTGAGTCATCCACTGGCCGAAGATACCGGAAGAATAAGGCCAGAAGAGGCGGTATTCCAGGTATTTGCGGGGATCCCAGCTATCTTTCGGACGTCCGGCCAGGAAGCGCTTCCAGTCGGTGTCAGATTCTTTAATGGAGCCTACCAGTTCCGGGCGGCGCCATCTTCCGGGTTGGTTCACGTTCCAGGTCATTTCCACCATCGTGATAGGCCCGAATTTACCTTCCTGGATGAATTTGGCAGCAGCATGATAGCTTGGTCCGCTACGGCGCTGGGTACCCACCTGCATGATCTTGCCGGAAGCTTTTACCGCTTTGAATGCATTGCGGGCATCTTCCATGGTTTCTGCAAAGGGCTTTTCGCTGTATACGTCGCATTTATTTTTTACTGCTTCAATGGTATGATAAGCATGTTGGAAATCGGCGGAGGCAATGATCACTGCATCCAGGTTTTTAATACGGTACAGCTCGTCATTGTTTACGCAGGCCTGTACGCTATGTCCTGTTTTTTGTTCCAGAAAGGCTTT encodes:
- a CDS encoding 3-hydroxybutyryl-CoA dehydrogenase, yielding MQKIAVIGAGTMGNGIAHVFAQNGYAVNLIDVSAAALEKAVQTITKNLDRQLAKESITAAIKNETLQHITTYTDIPSGVKEVQLVVEAATENVTLKLKIFQELDQHAAPDTILATNTSSISITRIAAATKRPGQVIGMHFMNPVPVMKLVEIINGYATEKSVTTAIVALSEKLGKVPCVVNDYPGFIANRILMPMINEAICSLYEGVAGVNEIDTVMKLGMAHPMGPLQLADFIGLDVCLSILQVLHDGFGNPKYAPCPLLVNMVTAGYLGVKSGEGFYKYTAGSKDLVVSQRFL
- a CDS encoding carboxypeptidase-like regulatory domain-containing protein; translation: MHIKKIYILFTFLFVPFLLKAQITQFKDSIIQLSGITMTADSLRAIPAVSIMVKGQGRGTISNSQGVFSIVAFKGDTLSFTAVGFKKKDYRIDPTLPGNNYSMIQLMVEDTTYLPVTIIKPYPTREEFERAFVSSDIPDDAYEIARKNTQAARLRALARYTPIDGREGVNMFLNKQAQSLYYAGQQPPQNIFNPLAWAQFIQAWKRGDFKRKDD
- a CDS encoding Mrp/NBP35 family ATP-binding protein, yielding MITKEQILQALSNVEEPDLGKDLVTLNMVKDVEIDGNKVKFTVVLTTPACPLKEMIKNACIAAIHLLVSKDIEVQVNMTANVSSNRKDAQATLPNVKNIIVVASGKGGVGKSTVAANLALALAKDGAKVGLMDADIYGPSVPIMFGVRGERPMMVNVAGKGMIMPMEKFGIKLMSIGLLVDDKQAVVWRGPMASSALKQFISDVYWDELDYLVIDMPPGTGDIHLTLVQTVPVTGAIIVTTPQDVALADAKRGIAMFNGAQIRVPVLGLVENMAYFTPAELPENKYYIFGKEGGKRLAEDLEIPFLGQIPLVQSIREGGDDGVPVMAGNDEITKKAFLDFAGSAARSIAMRNANLQPTKIVEMMV
- a CDS encoding FMN-binding negative transcriptional regulator, producing MYTPKYNQEKDWNTIAAFIRENSFAMLVNTAPDGVPLATHLPVELVEKTAGEFVLQGHIAKINPQWESFTTGTTLVVFTAPHAYISSSWYEKDKIPTWNYIAIHVYGQIRIQETAELQHSLEQLMNRYEAASAHPVHMRDIDDKTLHNNLKAIVGFELTITEVNARYKLSQNRNDRDYASVVTHLKEAGGENALQIAAEMEKRRKL
- a CDS encoding Gfo/Idh/MocA family protein; the protein is MTLPKKSRREFLQQSLLAGAGITLSAMGMPASSYARIMGANDRVNVGLVGFSDRARQALLPCFFNNNKELNFDLIAVSDIWNRRRNEGKAFLEQKTGHSVQACVNNDELYRIKNLDAVIIASADFQHAYHTIEAVKNKCDVYSEKPFAETMEDARNAFKAVKASGKIMQVGTQRRSGPSYHAAAKFIQEGKFGPITMVEMTWNVNQPGRWRRPELVGSIKESDTDWKRFLAGRPKDSWDPRKYLEYRLFWPYSSGIFGQWMTHQIDTVHWFSGLKHPRSAVANGGIYMWKDGRANPDTLTAVFEYGPENDPKSGFQVMYSSRFHNSAGGTKEVYFSNGGTIDMANNKISPTGGLTEKEAKEMGMHANLLPEMMLSSEESKAATSANTGGDSLTNAHVRNWMESVRSRKQPNAPIEAAYSHSIALIMGNAAYRTGMKATFDEATQEVMVGGKVFTL